Part of the Paenibacillus kyungheensis genome, TATTGATTATAGTCAAAATTTTTTTGCTAAAAATTTGATTGTGCACAAAAAAGTTGTATAATGCTAAATATGTATTATGTATAAAAGTTCATAATCTAAAACAGAAATCATTAACTGATGTTTTCTAAATATAAATAGAGGAGTCGATTAATATGACTAAAAAAGTATTGTTAGTAGCGACAAGTGCTACAGAAATGAACGGACACCCTACAGGACTATGGTTAGAAGAATTGGCTGCACCTTATCATGTATTTCAAGATGCAGGCGTAGAACCTACTATCGTATCGGTTAAAGGCGGTAAAGTAACCATCGATAAAAACTCTATTCCAGACGGGATTCCTGCGGAATTGCAATCGGTAGCTGATATGCTTGAAGACACTAAAGCTCTTGCAGACGTCAATGTAAGCGACTTTGATGGCGTATTATTTGCTGGTGGACATGGTCCTATGGTCGATTTTGCAAGCAACCCAGTAATCGCTCAATTGATTCATGATACAGAAGCTCATGACGGCGTAGTTGGTGCTGTATGTCATGGTGTTGGTGCTCTTGTCGATGTGAAAAAAGCAGACGGTACCTACTATGTACAAGGCAAAAACATTACAGGTTTCACTAATGAAGAAGAAGATATGGTGAAATTGACGAAATATGTTCCTTTCTTACTTGAAAGCAAATTGCGTGAGCAAGGTGCAGCATTTGTAGCCGCTTCTGCTTTTGCAGATCATGTAATCGTTGACGGTAAATTAGTAACAGGACAAAACCCTGCTTCTAGTGAAAGCACAGCGAAAGCGATGCTTGAATTGCTATAATTTCTAATCGCTATACGTTCTACTAAGTAGATAATAGATAGTGAATATACAAAAGCGAAAGTTCTCTGGATGTTATCTGAGGATTTTCGCTTTTTTTATTTTATTACATCAAACTATATGTTGCGGATATTTATAGGGATTAGATTTTATCGGTTAGAAAGATATTCTATAAAAAATATACTATCCATACAAAATTTGAATAACTACGTAAGTAAATATGTACACAGGTTTAATCGAAAAACGATTGTGACAATGATGCAAATAAGATAGACTGACTTTAACTGTAATCAAGATATGATTCATATTTTGTAAATAGAAGCTTGTACAGGTCAGGAGGAGCTACCATGAAAGAACAGGAAGAACGTCGCCGTGTAGGCATTATGGATATAGGATCGAACTCGATTCGACTGGTTATTTATGAAACAGGCAATGGTGGTGGATATCAGGTTCTTAAAGAATGCCGGGAATCTGCTAGACTCAGTGCTATTGTTACTCCTCAAGGAGATATGCCACTGGAAGCAGTCAGTGTCATCGTGCCTGTTTTAAAGCAGTTTGCTGATGTCAGTGCTGCTTATGAAGTAGAAGAGATTCGAGCTGTCGCTACAGCGGCTATACGCAACGCTAGCAATGGCAAAGAAGTAATTGAATATTTGAATCGTGAAACTGGAATTACCATCGAGTTATTACCCGGTGAAATGGAAGGGCATTATGGCTTTATCGGGGTAGTGAACCGAATTGATATCGAAGATGGATATATTATTGATATTGGCGGCGGAAGTACAGAAGTCACTTTGTTCCGCGATCGGGCTCGCGTCTCTACAGTGTCTTTCCCTTTCGGAGCTGTCAATATGAATGTGCGATTTGGTAACGAAACGACAGGACGCTGGGATGAATCGTCTGTTAATGAACTGCAACAACTGGTACTGGATGCCGCAGAAAAGCATGATTGGATCAGTCAATATCCTGATCTTCCTATGGTCGGTCTGGGAGGAACGATTCGTGCTGTAGGTAAAATGCATCAACGCAAATTAAAATATTCGCTGGAACAGATTCACCATTATACATTAGAAGCAGAAGATACGGATTATTACTATCAACAGCTTCCTGCGATGAGTAATGATCAACGTAAGCGTATTGCGGGTCTATCCAAAACACGCAGTGATATTATTGTACCGGGCGTTATTATTTTAAATACATTATTCCGGTATATGCATTGTTCGCATTATGTGATTAGTGGAACAGGGTTACGGGATGGATTGTTTTTTGAATGGGAACGCGGTAAAGATAATGTGATTGTCGAAGATGTATTAGAGTATGAGATTGGTGCAGCGCTACATGGAGAGCCTTTGCCACGTCAACGCCATTTACGCTGGGTACAACAGTTATCTTCTGAACTATATGAAGCGCTTGGAGAAGGTCAGGAAGACGTTTCTAATCGCAAAATATTACGTACCGCTTCGTTATTGTATCGGGTAGGTATGAAAATTGGTTATCATGACTTTGAAGAACATACCCGTTATTTGCTGACCACTCGTGCAGTAGCTGGACTTAATCACCGGGAAACGGTTCTAGTTGCTTTTATCGCTATTTTTGGTAGCAAAGGCAAAATCAAAAAAAGACGCATCTCGACAGAGTATGCCGATATTCTTCATCCCAAAGACGAAGAGCGTATTCGCCGCTTAGGCGCTGTATTGCAATTAGCTGCTGCGATGGATGTAAGTGAGACACAACCTGTGGATCGCTTGGTCGCTGTACGCAAAGGAAGAGACTTCGAGCTGACAGTTCACTGTCATACCGAAGCCTCTATGGAAACACATGAAATTACAGAAGCAGTTAGAGATTTGGAGAAGGAGTGGGACGTGAGAGTGAGACTGGTGGTACATATGGTTTCCAAGAGTTAATTTCCCACGCTTTGAATTGACTGCGTAACGGAGGTTTTCCGTTATCAAATCGCTCATAACTGCCACTAGGTAGTAGCAATCTGGCTTTGATATTATCCGCAAGGATAAGATCCAGAATGCGCTGCATAGTGGCTTTTGTGCTTTTATCGAATAATGGACACATCAGCTCAACACGACGAGTGAGATTACGAGTCATCCAATCTGCACTGGATAACCAGATCTCAAGATCGCCTCCATTTTCAAAAGAGTAAATACGGGAGTGTTCTAGATAGCGATCGACGATACTGCGAACTGTAATTCGCTCACTCAGACCAACTACACCCGGACGTAGACAGCACACTCCACGTATAATGAGATCAATATTTACTCCTGCTTGAGAAGCGATATATAGTTCATCAATAATCTGTTGGTTAGATAATGAGTTCATTTTGGCAATGATGCGTGCAGGTCTGCCGTTACGTGCATGTTCGGCTTCACGCTGGATCAATTCGATAAATTTGTTCATCATCGTATCCGGTGCGACAGCGACAGCTTGCCATTCATGACTTTCTGTATATCCTGTAATATGGTTGAACACTTCAGAAGCATCTTCACCAATATGAGGATTCATCGTTAACAGACCGATATCTGTATATGATTTGGCTGTAGAAGCATTGTAATTACCTGTACCGATATGAATATAACGTTTGAGCCCATCTGCTTCACGGCGTACCACTAGAATTAATTTGGCATGTGTTTTGAGTCCAACCAGACCATAGACTACATGACAACCTGCTTTTTCCAGTGTGCGTGCCCAAGCGATATTACGTTCTTCATCAAATCTTGCTTTCAGTTCTACCACTACTGTAACCTGTTTGCCAGATTCAGCAGCTTTGGCAAGTGCCTGAATAATCGAAGAGCGACCACTGACCCGATACAATGTCATTTTGATCGCCATCACATCATCATCTTCAGCAGCTTGTTCTATAAAATCACTAATCACATCAAATGATTCGTATGGATGATATAACAATACATCGCGTTCTTTTAAGACGCTGAAAAAGTCGGTGTCGCTACCTTCTGGAAATTCTGGTGCATAACGCGGAATTTCTGGCGGATAACGTAACGATTCATGATTTTGCACCGAATCTGAAAATGGCAACAAAAATCCAAGATCAAGCGGGCCATCGATTTCGTACACTGCTTCAGATACGTCGAATTCTTCTTGCAACATTCGAAGAGCAAATGGATGAAAATCTTTCTCCACTTCAAGGCGTACAGGAGCACCACGACGACGTTTACGTAATTTATTCTCGATTTCTTCTAATAAGTCTTCTGCTTCTTCTTCATTGATATCCAGATCTGTATTACGTGTCAGACGGAAAGCATTCACGCCTACAGGCTGATATCCGCCGAATAATGTATGAATATGATGACAAATTAATTCGTCAATCATAATGTATTGTTGTTTTTTACTGTTTTGACGGTGAGGTAGTGCTACCAATCTAGGAAGATTGGATGGAATCTGAACAATTGCAAAATAAAAAGCATCATGCTCATCTTCAGTAATCGGTTCTCTACCTCCATGTTCAAGCACGACAGACAAATACACATTCAGTCCATGAACAAGCGGGAACGGGCGACTCTGATCGACAGCCATCGGTGTAAGTACAGGGAAAATTACATCTTCATAATACGTATCTGCCGCTTTGCGCTGAGTGGCACTAAGATCGGTATAACGATTGACCGTAATGCCCTGCTTGCCAAGTAGACGCATAAGTTCGCGGTATGTACGATATTGAGTATGAACCATTTTTTCTACTTTTTTGGTCAGACGCTTGAATAGACCAGACGGAGTATAGCCGGTAAAATCTTTTTTGAGATAGCCTTCTTTGATTTGATTGCGAATCCCAGCAACACGTACACTCATAAATTCGTCTAAATTACGGGACACAATCCCCAAAAATTTGATACGTTCTAACAGTGGAGCTTCTGAATCTTGCGCTTCTTCCAGTACTCGACTATTGAATTCGATCCAGCTTAGATCACGGTTAATATAGCTTGAATGAGTAGGATGGTTTACATGTTTGTTTTCCATAATGCCTCCGCTTAATCATTGTTATCCAATCATATTCTCTAATCTAGTGTAACGTGCAGTATGCGGAATACCAAATGTGGGGTATGCAAATACTTTTGTCATAAGGTGTCAAAACAACTCGTATAGAGTCATTATAACGTTCAATTGTTAACGCTGTGTAAAAGCGAATTACCATTCGTTCCACAAATTAGGACCGCCTACTTTGCCAATCGCTTTTTTCTGAGTACGTCCAAAGTTAAAGCCATGAGTACGCAGTTCATAACCGTCCTCATGCAACTGGTCTGGAGGGATCGTTTTTTGCAATTCAGCAACAGAACGGGTAAGATAACCGGGCTTGTGCATATTCACAAGTAATAAATCATGATGTAAATGACTCAAACATTCTGCTAATGTCATCAAGTGTAGGCTCCTTTGAATAATTACATAGCTTACTTTCAATATATATTACCCTTATACATTCGTTTTGATAATATAGTGGGTATGAAAAAAATACCTGATCTCTACATGATTGGCGTCAAACGCATCGTAGATGTCAGGTATTTGGGTTTAATCTTTTAGATGAAGAATATGTTTTAGTTCGGTATGCGAATTGACATTTAGTCGTGGTAAATGCATCAAATCATCACCCGGATGAACAAAGCCAGGTCTAACTGTGAATGCCATACGATATCCATTTTCTCGTAACGTATAGATCATCTGATCTTGATACTCTCCATAAGGATAAGCAAAGTAAGGCGTATCGATCTTTGTTTTGGTTTTCATTAATTCAATATCGTTTTTAAGACGATCATTTTCTAGACCGACCGCCGCAGTATCTCCGCATTGAATCGTATTTTTGTAGTGAAGGTTGTACGTATGGCTATTGTATTCAAATACATCTTTGGTCGCTTTCATTTCTTTACGTGAAATCGTTGTTTTTTCTTTAGGTAGAAATTTTTGTGTTTTGCTTTTGAGCTTAGTTCCTACTATAAAGATCGAAGCGTGGAATCCATATTTCTTCAATACGGGATACGCATAGACCACATTATTCTGGTATCCATCGTCAAATGTAATGACAACCGTCTTTTCAGGTAATTGAATTTCTCCATTCACATATTGCTCTAGCTCGGACAAAGTGGCTGTTTTGTAGCCATTATCGTGTAGATATTTCATACCTTTGGTAAAAGATTCTAAGCTCATCCGAGCATTATTTTTCTTTTCTACATTGTATTTCTCAGGTACGACATAATGGTACATCAATACAGGAATACGTGCAGCTTTGCCTTTAGGAGCAGTTTTGATCGACTCTGAAGCTGAAGCCACATTATCTTCACCAG contains:
- a CDS encoding type 1 glutamine amidotransferase domain-containing protein: MTKKVLLVATSATEMNGHPTGLWLEELAAPYHVFQDAGVEPTIVSVKGGKVTIDKNSIPDGIPAELQSVADMLEDTKALADVNVSDFDGVLFAGGHGPMVDFASNPVIAQLIHDTEAHDGVVGAVCHGVGALVDVKKADGTYYVQGKNITGFTNEEEDMVKLTKYVPFLLESKLREQGAAFVAASAFADHVIVDGKLVTGQNPASSESTAKAMLELL
- a CDS encoding Ppx/GppA family phosphatase, which encodes MKEQEERRRVGIMDIGSNSIRLVIYETGNGGGYQVLKECRESARLSAIVTPQGDMPLEAVSVIVPVLKQFADVSAAYEVEEIRAVATAAIRNASNGKEVIEYLNRETGITIELLPGEMEGHYGFIGVVNRIDIEDGYIIDIGGGSTEVTLFRDRARVSTVSFPFGAVNMNVRFGNETTGRWDESSVNELQQLVLDAAEKHDWISQYPDLPMVGLGGTIRAVGKMHQRKLKYSLEQIHHYTLEAEDTDYYYQQLPAMSNDQRKRIAGLSKTRSDIIVPGVIILNTLFRYMHCSHYVISGTGLRDGLFFEWERGKDNVIVEDVLEYEIGAALHGEPLPRQRHLRWVQQLSSELYEALGEGQEDVSNRKILRTASLLYRVGMKIGYHDFEEHTRYLLTTRAVAGLNHRETVLVAFIAIFGSKGKIKKRRISTEYADILHPKDEERIRRLGAVLQLAAAMDVSETQPVDRLVAVRKGRDFELTVHCHTEASMETHEITEAVRDLEKEWDVRVRLVVHMVSKS
- the ppk1 gene encoding polyphosphate kinase 1 — translated: MENKHVNHPTHSSYINRDLSWIEFNSRVLEEAQDSEAPLLERIKFLGIVSRNLDEFMSVRVAGIRNQIKEGYLKKDFTGYTPSGLFKRLTKKVEKMVHTQYRTYRELMRLLGKQGITVNRYTDLSATQRKAADTYYEDVIFPVLTPMAVDQSRPFPLVHGLNVYLSVVLEHGGREPITEDEHDAFYFAIVQIPSNLPRLVALPHRQNSKKQQYIMIDELICHHIHTLFGGYQPVGVNAFRLTRNTDLDINEEEAEDLLEEIENKLRKRRRGAPVRLEVEKDFHPFALRMLQEEFDVSEAVYEIDGPLDLGFLLPFSDSVQNHESLRYPPEIPRYAPEFPEGSDTDFFSVLKERDVLLYHPYESFDVISDFIEQAAEDDDVMAIKMTLYRVSGRSSIIQALAKAAESGKQVTVVVELKARFDEERNIAWARTLEKAGCHVVYGLVGLKTHAKLILVVRREADGLKRYIHIGTGNYNASTAKSYTDIGLLTMNPHIGEDASEVFNHITGYTESHEWQAVAVAPDTMMNKFIELIQREAEHARNGRPARIIAKMNSLSNQQIIDELYIASQAGVNIDLIIRGVCCLRPGVVGLSERITVRSIVDRYLEHSRIYSFENGGDLEIWLSSADWMTRNLTRRVELMCPLFDKSTKATMQRILDLILADNIKARLLLPSGSYERFDNGKPPLRSQFKAWEINSWKPYVPPVSLSRPTPSPNL
- a CDS encoding polysaccharide deacetylase family protein yields the protein MRARHLFVLMLYISIAFVITFYILSLKYPHASAFSYKTCKASYDTKNDLFANLLNAGEDNVASASESIKTAPKGKAARIPVLMYHYVVPEKYNVEKKNNARMSLESFTKGMKYLHDNGYKTATLSELEQYVNGEIQLPEKTVVITFDDGYQNNVVYAYPVLKKYGFHASIFIVGTKLKSKTQKFLPKEKTTISRKEMKATKDVFEYNSHTYNLHYKNTIQCGDTAAVGLENDRLKNDIELMKTKTKIDTPYFAYPYGEYQDQMIYTLRENGYRMAFTVRPGFVHPGDDLMHLPRLNVNSHTELKHILHLKD